Within Bacilli bacterium, the genomic segment ATTTGATTGTTTCTATCTAAAATGAAGTTATCCGTCGGATAGACACTGCGCCAAAAATTTAGTAGGATATAAATACAAGATGGCGCGATTTTTTTCAGCATAAATAAAAAGGAGGAAGGGAAATGTTTCGTCTGGGGCAGAAAGTGTACATCGTTTCCGATCGATTCGAACAGAACCTTCCCATTGGCAGTTATGCCTATATCATTGCCTATGACCGTAACGCGGACAATGCATTCGATTATGTCATCCGGGTGCCGAATCAAAACAAGCATTATTATGTCCCGGCGGCAGATGTGGAATTGGAAGAAGTGATTTTGCAACGGGAAGCGGAACAGGTGGAAAAAGAAGCGCTGATCGAATTTGCGCTGGCGACCAAAAATGCCGATCTGTTCTATCGTGTCATGAATGGGGACGCTGCCGGGGAAAATCAGCCGGAAGCAAACAAACCGCTTAGCCAGGATGAATTTATCAAGCAGGTCAATCTG encodes:
- a CDS encoding ATPase, which translates into the protein MFRLGQKVYIVSDRFEQNLPIGSYAYIIAYDRNADNAFDYVIRVPNQNKHYYVPAADVELEEVILQREAEQVEKEALIEFALATKNADLFYRVMNGDAAGENQPEANKPLSQDEFIKQVNLKAWI